In the genome of Anabas testudineus chromosome 4, fAnaTes1.2, whole genome shotgun sequence, one region contains:
- the kifap3a gene encoding kinesin-associated protein 3a, with the protein MRKMDSGDPRYLKRRVRGCTLDVHPTENALIVQYEVEATILGELGAPMVGERKECQKIIRLKSLNSNTDISSLAQKVVEECRLIHPSKLREVEQLLFYLQHRKQSNDNQEKKCISSRDFKSYQGMELDEEASINNIDEYVELLYEDIQEKIRGATLIFQLARNPDNLEELIQNETVLGALARVLREEWKQSVDLATTIIYIFFCFSSFSQFHGLVTHFKIGALCMNIIEHELKRYDLWQDELQKKKKAYEEFSDNQNLKKEHEKSFRKYQSLLIKQEQLLTVALCLLLNLAEDTRTELKMRNKNIVHMLVKILDREDEELLLVVISFLKKLSIFLENKNDMAETFAVGKLARLVPCEHEELLSTTLRLLLNLSFDTSLRSQMVQAGLVPKLSSLLADEGQRQLSMCILYHISMDDRFKSTFADTDCIPQLMKMVFDCGEEKMDVELISLCINLAANKSNAQVICEGTGLKMLMKRAVKMKDVLVMKMIRNLSQHNGPTKSLFLDHVGDLAAQITEEETEEFVIECLGTLANLTIPDLDWALVLKEYNLVLYLKDRLKPGSAEDDLILEVVIMIGTVSMDDSCAAMLAKSGIIPALIELLNAQQEDDEFVCQIVYVFYQMVFHKATRDVIIKDTQAPAYLIDLMHDKNAEIRKVCDNTLDIIAEYDEEWGKKIQTEKFRWYNAQWLEMVENRQMDEAGEPFLYEEDGESFIGNRDILERPDLFYSADGIISADAAISPEFYTDFYSGELTQTGYMSSSSDHFVPSDRPVSAYGFRPDEHFFYNSTNIPR; encoded by the exons GAGAGTGAGGGGCTGTACCCTGGATGTCCACCCCACTGAGAACGCCCTTATTGTTCAGTATGAGGTGGAGGCCACTATCCTGGGGGAGCTGGGGGCCCCCATGGTTGGCGAACGCAAAGAgtgtcagaaaat TATTCGCCTGAAAAGCCTAAATTCAAACACGGACATATCCTCTCTGGCTCAGAAAGTGGTGGAGGAATGTCGGCTGATTCACCCGTCTAAACTACGCGAGGTGGAGCAGCTGCTCTTTTATCTGCAACACCGCAAACAGTCAAATG acaaccaagaaaagaaatgcatcTCCTCTCGAGATTTCAAATCTTACCAGGGAATGGAG CTGGATGAGGAGGCGAGCATCAACAACATTGATGAATATGTGGAGTTGCTGTATGAGGACATCCAGGAAAAGATCCGAGGAGCCACACTCATCTTCCAGCTGGCTCGTAACCCAGACAACCTGGAGGAACTCATTCAGAACG AGACTGTCCTTGGTGCGCTGGCCAGAGTTTTGAGGGAGGAGTGGAAGCAGAGCGTTGACCTTGCAACAACcataatttatattttcttctgcttctccaG TTTCTCCCAGTTCCATGGCTTGGTCACACATTTCAAGATTGGGGCCCTGTGCATGAACATCATCGAGCATGAGCTGAAGAGGTATGACCTCTGGCAAGACGAGctgcaaaagaagaagaaggcct ATGAAGAATTCTCTGATAACCAAAATCTAAAGAAGGAACATGAGAAGTCTTTCAGAAAGTACCAGAGCCTTCTGATAAAGCAAGAGCAGCTTCTCACAG ttgctctgtgtctgctgctgaacCTGGCTGAAGACACTCGCACAGAGCTAAAGATGAGGAACAAAAACATTGTCCACATGCTGGTGAAGATTCTTGACCGGGAGGatgaagagctgctgctggtggttaTCTCCTTCCTCAAGAAGCTCTCCATCTTCCTGGAGAACAAGAACGACATG GCTGAAACATTTGCTGTTGGGAAGTTGGCCCGGCTGGTTCCCTGCGAGCATGAGGAGCTCCTGAGCACCACCTTACGCCTCCTGCTCAACCTTTCCTTCGATACTTCGCTGCGCAGCCAGATGGTCCAGGCCGGTCTCGTTCCCAAACTCTCCTCACTGCTTG CTGACGAGGGCCAGAGACAGCTCAGCATGTGCATTCTGTACCACATCAGCATGGACGACAGATTCAAGTCCACATTTGCCGACACAGACTGCATACCGCAG CTGATGAAGATGGTGTTTGACTGtggagaggagaagatggaTGTTGAGCTCATCTCACTCTGCATCAACCTGGCTGCTAACAAGAGTAATGCCCAGGTCATCTGTGAGG GTACTGGTCTCAAGATGCTGATGAAACGTGCCGTGAAAATGAAGGATGTTCTGGTTATGAAGATGATCAGGAACCTTTCTCAGCACAATGGCCCAACTAAAAGCCTCTTTCTG GACCATGTTGGAGACCTTGCAGCTCAGATCACCGAGGAGGAGACTGAGGAGTTTGTGATCGAGTGTCTCGGCACACTGGCCAACCTGACCATCCCTGACCTGGACTGGGCACTGGTGCTCAAGGAGTACAACCTGGTGCTGTACTTGAAGGACAGACTCAAACCAG GTTCAGCTGAGGATGACCTCATTCTCGAGGTGGTGATCATGATCGGCACTGTGTCCATGGATGATTCGTGTGCAGCCATGCTGGCCAAGTCTGGCATCATTCCTGCTCTCATTGAGCTGCTCAATG ctCAACAGGAGGACGATGAGTTTGTGTGTCAGATTGTCTACGTCTTCTACCAGATGGTTTTCCACAAAGCTACAAGAGACGTCATAATCAAAGACACAC AAGCCCCTGCTTACCTCATTGACCTGATGCACGATAAGAACGCAGAGATCCGCAAAGTCTGTGACAACACGCTGGACATCATTGCT GAATATGACGAGGAGTGGGGGAAAAAGATCCAGACTGAGAAGTTCCGCTGGTACAACGCTCAGTGGCTGGAGATGGTGGAGAATCgtcagatggacgaagcaggAGAACCCTTCCTGTATGAAGAGGATGGAGAATCTTTCATTGGAAACAGAGACATCCTGGAGAGACCCGACCTGTTCTACAGTGCAG ATGGGATCATCTCAGCAGATGCTGCCATTAGTCCTGAGTTCTACACTGACTTCTACAGTGGAGAGCTGACACAGACTGGATACATGAGCAG tTCATCAGACCATTTTGTCCCATCAGACCGACCCGTTAGCGCCTATGGCTTCCGTCCTGATGAACACTTCTTCTACAACTCCACCAACATCCCCCGGTAA